The Manihot esculenta cultivar AM560-2 chromosome 1, M.esculenta_v8, whole genome shotgun sequence genome has a window encoding:
- the LOC110625800 gene encoding polyadenylate-binding protein-interacting protein 12, with translation MAVAENAGAKNGASGQNFDSTVVSSDSKGGPNDLERSNTRNEPLVNPKESNFQAQVYDQTVDGEREHRESATAAATLSSGKSNGIQMQNGFDISQQQMVAESAGYETIQIQRAKSNGLNDMSDLVEILSKLNPMAEEFVPPSLVSNHGYLGLGNGFGYTNNFAVQATPGNANGPNTKRKKNNYNQGRRRMNSRTGMAQRDEVIRRTVYVSDIDQQVTEEQLAGLFVHCGQVVDCRICGDPNSVLRFAFIEFTDEDGARAALNLSGTVLGFYPLRVLPSKTAIAPVNPTFLPRSEDEREMCARTVYCTNIDKKVTQADVRLFFESFCGEVQRLRLLGDYHHSTRIAFVEFTVAESAISALNCSGAVLGSLPIRVSPSKTPVRPRIPRTPLH, from the exons ATGGCTGTTGCTGAGAATGCTGGGGCTAAAAACGGCGCTTCCGGTCAAAATTTTGACAGCACTGTAGTATCATCGGACTCAAAAGGAGGACCAAACGATCTCGAAAGATCAAACACCAGAAATGAACCCTTGGTCAATCCCAAGGAATCAAATTTTCAGGCTCAAGTTTATGATCAGACTGTTGACGGCGAACGTGAGCACCGAGAAAGTGCAACTGCAGCTGCCACTTTGAGCAGTGGCAAGAGTAATGGGATCCAGATGCAGAATGGCTTCGACATCAGTCAGCAGCAGATGGTGGCCGAGTCTGCTGGGTATGAGACGATTCAGATTCAAAGGGCTAAATCTAATGGGTTGAATGATATGAGTGATTTGGTGGAGATTTTATCCAAATTGAATCCCATGGCTGAAGAGTTTGTCCCTCCTTCGCTTGTTAGCAATCATGGCTATCTGGGACTGGGAAATGGGTTTGGCTACACAAACAATTTCGCTGTGCAAGCTACTCCTGGGAACGCCAATGGACCTAACACTAAAAGG AAGAAGAACAACTATAATCAAGGACGGCGAAGGATGAACAGTAGGACAGGTATGGCTCAGCGTGATGAGGTCATCAGGAGGACTGTGTATGTTTCTGACATTGATCAACAG GTTACTGAAGAGCAACTTGCAGGTCTCTTTGTTCATTGTGGGCAG GTGGTTGATTGTCGAATATGTGGTGATCCTAATTCTGTTCTTCGATTTGCCTTCATTGAGTTCACAGATGAAG ATGGGGCTAGGGCTGCTTTAAATCTGTCCGGAACAGTACTTGGATTTTACCCGCTAAGGGTGCTGCCTTCCAAAACTGCAATTGCACCTGTTAACCCCACATTTTTGCCTAGG TCTGAAGACGAGCGTGAGATGTGTGCAAGAACTGTTTACTGTACAAATATTGACAAGAAG GTTACTCAGGCAGATGTCAGACTCTTCTTTGAATCCTTTTGTGGAGAG GTTCAACGCTTGAGGCTTCTCGGGGACTATCATCATTCAACTCGTATTGCCTTTGTTGAGTTCACAGTG GCTGAGAGTGCAATTTCGGCACTTAACTGTAGTGGTGCAGTTCTGGGATCGTTGCCAATAAG GGTGAGCCCATCAAAGACACCTGTTCGGCCTCGCATCCCTCGCACTCCTTTGCACTGA